A single Nomia melanderi isolate GNS246 chromosome 13, iyNomMela1, whole genome shotgun sequence DNA region contains:
- the hts gene encoding adducin 1-like protein hts isoform X7 yields MADTSEQQTLSEPHTNGVMDGLTEEEKSKMRPADIDADMREMERRKRVEMMMNSRLFREELERIIETQMKDGAGPSGLLQQISDMMGAQGARFNGNVFKSSNCVLPINDIRGVESMGYAKGEKLLRCKLAAVFRLLDLYGWTQGVGGQITARLNQDQEHFLVNPYGLLYHEITASSLVKVDMQGTIVEQGTTNFGVHVTGFQLHSTIHAARPDIKCIVHITTPSVTAISSLKCGLLPIGQESIVIGEVSTHQYIGGSFEPEEKEKIARNLGPVNKVMLLTNRGALCCGETVEEAFFNVYNTVLACETQLKLMPAGLDNLNLITEESKKAIFEASRKPPTPQQTAPISESTALAEKLEKRWRIGGTEFEALMRMLDNAGFRTGYIYRNPLVKGEPPRPRNDVEVPPAVSSLGYLLEEEELYKQGLWKGGRKGTDRSRWLNSPNVYQKVEILETGTPDPKKITKWVSDGSPTHSSTPVKIDSALQFVPKNTNPKEFKQIQQQIKDYRRADKISAGPQSHILEGVTWEEAKKMQDATISGTGEQVVLVGAASKGIIQRGFQHNAMVYKTPYAKNPFDAVTDQELDQYKKEVERKQKGDPYDESQSESEALSSFNVSRATHESSTAKSPIQSPVSVTSETEEESRDEPRVLRIETKQVPVPSQPEVVLSDGENTVNGDHSDAHHSTFSQSSKETLPRTKAYCK; encoded by the exons ATGGCGGACACGAGTGAACAACAAACCTTGTCCGAGCCACACACGAATGGAGTAATGGACGGTTTGACGGAGGAGGAAAAGAGTAAAATGAGGCCTGCCGATATCGATGCG GACATGAGAGAAATggagaggaggaagagggtCGAGATGATGATGAACTCGCGACTGTTCCGAGAGGAGCTGGAACGGATAATCGAAACGCAAATGAAAGATGGTGCCGGGCCGTCCGGTCTTTTGCAGCAAATCTCGGATATGATGGGTGCGCAAGGTGCTCGGTTCAACGGCAATGTGTTCAAAA GCTCGAATTGCGTATTGCCCATCAATGACATTCGTGGCGTTGAAAGCATGGGCTATGCGAAAGGAGAGAAATTGTTGCGCTGCAAGTTGGCAGCAGTGTTCAGATTGTTGGACCTTTATGGCTGGACTCAAGGCGTGGGAGGGCAAATTACGGCTCGCTTGAACCAAGATCAAGAACACTTTTTAGTCAATCCGTACGGGTTGCTTTACCACGAAATCACCGCTTCGAGTTTGGTCAAAGTCGACATGCAAGGGACGATCGTGGAACAGGGAACGACTAACTTCGGGGTCCACGTGACGGGATTTCAATTACATTCGACGATTCATGCTGCCAGGCCCGATATCAAGTGTATCGTTCACATTACCACTCCGTCCGTTACTGCT ATTTCCTCTTTAAAATGCGGTTTATTGCCTATCGGACAAGAGAGTATAGTAATAGGGGAGGTGAGCACGCATCAGTATATCGGTGGGTCCTTTGAGCcggaggaaaaggagaaaatagCCAGAAATCTTGGTCCAGTGAACAAAGTGATGTTATTGACGAATCGTGGTGCTCTCTGCTGCGGGGAAACCGTCGAGGAAGCCTTCTTCAATGTTTACAATACGGTGTTGGCTTGCGAGACGCAGTTAAAATTGATGCCTGCTGGACTCGATAACCTAAATCTCATCACGGAAGAATCGAAGAAAGCTATATTCGAAGCTTCCAGGAAACCGCCAACTCCGCAGCAAACGGCTCCGATCTCCGAGAGCACTGCTCTAGCCGAAAAACTTGAGAAGCGTTGGCGAATCGGTGGAACTGAATTCGAGGCGCTCATGAGGATGCTCGACAATGCT GGATTTCGTACGGGTTACATATATAGAAATCCATTAGTGAAAGGAGAACCCCCACGACCCCGTAACGACGTGGAAGTACCACCCGCAGTCTCGTCTCTAGGATATCTGCTCGAAGAGGAAGAACTTTATAAACAAGG GCTCTGGAAAGGTGGTCGGAAGGGCACAGACAGATCACGTTGGTTAAACTCTCCAAATGTGTATCAGAAGGTTGAAATATTGGAGACTGGAACTCCCGACCCGAAAAAGATTACGAAG TGGGTGTCAGACGGCTCGCCGACCCATAGCAGTACTCCGGTGAAGATTGACAGTGCTCTTCAATTTGTGCCGAAAAATACCAATCCGAAGGAGTTTAAGCAAATACAACAACAG ATCAAAGattaccgaagagccgacaaaATATCGGCTGGGCCACAGTCTCACATATTGGAAGGCGTTACATGGGAAGAAGCTAAGAAGATGCAG GATGCCACGATTAGCGGAACAGGCGAGCAAGTGGTTTTAGTGGGGGCAGCTAGTAAAGGTATCATTCAAAGAGGCTTTCAGCACAACGCGATGGTCTATAAGACTCCGTACGCGAAAAATCCATTCGACGCTGTTACGGACCAAGAGCTTGATCAGTACAAGAAAGAAGTCGAACGGAAACAGAAAGGAGATCCGT ACGACGAGTCCCAGTCGGAATCGGAGGCATTGTCGTCGTTCAACGTTAGCCGCGCGACACACGAGTCGAGTACCGCAAAGAGTCCAATACAATCGCCGGTTTCGGTAACTTCCGAGACGGAAGAAGAAAGCAGAGATG AACCCCGTGTACTACGAATAGAAACGAAGCAAGTGCCTGTGCCGAGTCAGCCAGAGGTTGTCCTGAGCGACG GAGAAAATACCGTGAACGGCGATCACTCGGACGCACATCACAGTACATTTTCACAAAGTAGTAAAGAG ACACTGCCACGAACAAAAGCTTATTgcaaataa
- the hts gene encoding adducin 1-like protein hts isoform X8, giving the protein MADTSEQQTLSEPHTNGVMDGLTEEEKSKMRPADIDADMREMERRKRVEMMMNSRLFREELERIIETQMKDGAGPSGLLQQISDMMGAQGARFNGNVFKSSNCVLPINDIRGVESMGYAKGEKLLRCKLAAVFRLLDLYGWTQGVGGQITARLNQDQEHFLVNPYGLLYHEITASSLVKVDMQGTIVEQGTTNFGVHVTGFQLHSTIHAARPDIKCIVHITTPSVTAISSLKCGLLPIGQESIVIGEVSTHQYIGGSFEPEEKEKIARNLGPVNKVMLLTNRGALCCGETVEEAFFNVYNTVLACETQLKLMPAGLDNLNLITEESKKAIFEASRKPPTPQQTAPISESTALAEKLEKRWRIGGTEFEALMRMLDNAGFRTGYIYRNPLVKGEPPRPRNDVEVPPAVSSLGYLLEEEELYKQGLWKGGRKGTDRSRWLNSPNVYQKVEILETGTPDPKKITKWVSDGSPTHSSTPVKIDSALQFVPKNTNPKEFKQIQQQIKDYRRADKISAGPQSHILEGVTWEEAKKMQDATISGTGEQVVLVGAASKGIIQRGFQHNAMVYKTPYAKNPFDAVTDQELDQYKKEVERKQKGDPYDESQSESEALSSFNVSRATHESSTAKSPIQSPVSVTSETEEESRDEPRVLRIETKQVPVPSQPEVVLSDDTATNKSLLQIIK; this is encoded by the exons ATGGCGGACACGAGTGAACAACAAACCTTGTCCGAGCCACACACGAATGGAGTAATGGACGGTTTGACGGAGGAGGAAAAGAGTAAAATGAGGCCTGCCGATATCGATGCG GACATGAGAGAAATggagaggaggaagagggtCGAGATGATGATGAACTCGCGACTGTTCCGAGAGGAGCTGGAACGGATAATCGAAACGCAAATGAAAGATGGTGCCGGGCCGTCCGGTCTTTTGCAGCAAATCTCGGATATGATGGGTGCGCAAGGTGCTCGGTTCAACGGCAATGTGTTCAAAA GCTCGAATTGCGTATTGCCCATCAATGACATTCGTGGCGTTGAAAGCATGGGCTATGCGAAAGGAGAGAAATTGTTGCGCTGCAAGTTGGCAGCAGTGTTCAGATTGTTGGACCTTTATGGCTGGACTCAAGGCGTGGGAGGGCAAATTACGGCTCGCTTGAACCAAGATCAAGAACACTTTTTAGTCAATCCGTACGGGTTGCTTTACCACGAAATCACCGCTTCGAGTTTGGTCAAAGTCGACATGCAAGGGACGATCGTGGAACAGGGAACGACTAACTTCGGGGTCCACGTGACGGGATTTCAATTACATTCGACGATTCATGCTGCCAGGCCCGATATCAAGTGTATCGTTCACATTACCACTCCGTCCGTTACTGCT ATTTCCTCTTTAAAATGCGGTTTATTGCCTATCGGACAAGAGAGTATAGTAATAGGGGAGGTGAGCACGCATCAGTATATCGGTGGGTCCTTTGAGCcggaggaaaaggagaaaatagCCAGAAATCTTGGTCCAGTGAACAAAGTGATGTTATTGACGAATCGTGGTGCTCTCTGCTGCGGGGAAACCGTCGAGGAAGCCTTCTTCAATGTTTACAATACGGTGTTGGCTTGCGAGACGCAGTTAAAATTGATGCCTGCTGGACTCGATAACCTAAATCTCATCACGGAAGAATCGAAGAAAGCTATATTCGAAGCTTCCAGGAAACCGCCAACTCCGCAGCAAACGGCTCCGATCTCCGAGAGCACTGCTCTAGCCGAAAAACTTGAGAAGCGTTGGCGAATCGGTGGAACTGAATTCGAGGCGCTCATGAGGATGCTCGACAATGCT GGATTTCGTACGGGTTACATATATAGAAATCCATTAGTGAAAGGAGAACCCCCACGACCCCGTAACGACGTGGAAGTACCACCCGCAGTCTCGTCTCTAGGATATCTGCTCGAAGAGGAAGAACTTTATAAACAAGG GCTCTGGAAAGGTGGTCGGAAGGGCACAGACAGATCACGTTGGTTAAACTCTCCAAATGTGTATCAGAAGGTTGAAATATTGGAGACTGGAACTCCCGACCCGAAAAAGATTACGAAG TGGGTGTCAGACGGCTCGCCGACCCATAGCAGTACTCCGGTGAAGATTGACAGTGCTCTTCAATTTGTGCCGAAAAATACCAATCCGAAGGAGTTTAAGCAAATACAACAACAG ATCAAAGattaccgaagagccgacaaaATATCGGCTGGGCCACAGTCTCACATATTGGAAGGCGTTACATGGGAAGAAGCTAAGAAGATGCAG GATGCCACGATTAGCGGAACAGGCGAGCAAGTGGTTTTAGTGGGGGCAGCTAGTAAAGGTATCATTCAAAGAGGCTTTCAGCACAACGCGATGGTCTATAAGACTCCGTACGCGAAAAATCCATTCGACGCTGTTACGGACCAAGAGCTTGATCAGTACAAGAAAGAAGTCGAACGGAAACAGAAAGGAGATCCGT ACGACGAGTCCCAGTCGGAATCGGAGGCATTGTCGTCGTTCAACGTTAGCCGCGCGACACACGAGTCGAGTACCGCAAAGAGTCCAATACAATCGCCGGTTTCGGTAACTTCCGAGACGGAAGAAGAAAGCAGAGATG AACCCCGTGTACTACGAATAGAAACGAAGCAAGTGCCTGTGCCGAGTCAGCCAGAGGTTGTCCTGAGCGACG ACACTGCCACGAACAAAAGCTTATTgcaaataattaagtaa
- the hts gene encoding adducin 1-like protein hts isoform X1, whose amino-acid sequence MADTSEQQTLSEPHTNGVMDGLTEEEKSKMRPADIDADMREMERRKRVEMMMNSRLFREELERIIETQMKDGAGPSGLLQQISDMMGAQGARFNGNVFKSSNCVLPINDIRGVESMGYAKGEKLLRCKLAAVFRLLDLYGWTQGVGGQITARLNQDQEHFLVNPYGLLYHEITASSLVKVDMQGTIVEQGTTNFGVHVTGFQLHSTIHAARPDIKCIVHITTPSVTAISSLKCGLLPIGQESIVIGEVSTHQYIGGSFEPEEKEKIARNLGPVNKVMLLTNRGALCCGETVEEAFFNVYNTVLACETQLKLMPAGLDNLNLITEESKKAIFEASRKPPTPQQTAPISESTALAEKLEKRWRIGGTEFEALMRMLDNAGFRTGYIYRNPLVKGEPPRPRNDVEVPPAVSSLGYLLEEEELYKQGLWKGGRKGTDRSRWLNSPNVYQKVEILETGTPDPKKITKWVSDGSPTHSSTPVKIDSALQFVPKNTNPKEFKQIQQQIKDYRRADKISAGPQSHILEGVTWEEAKKMQDATISGTGEQVVLVGAASKGIIQRGFQHNAMVYKTPYAKNPFDAVTDQELDQYKKEVERKQKGDPYDESQSESEALSSFNVSRATHESSTAKSPIQSPVSVTSETEEESRDEPRVLRIETKQVPVPSQPEVVLSDGENTVNGDHSDAHHSTFSQSSKEVCCSYSHTFIHCTVFSSFVRSSLARDTTRYRGNDSIRSGDVRYTCFAVYYGYSQLVSPFKFLRLHSCTRFDFGRARGLLKGALPVPGVPIYAHLSEFTNYSIDRAVSRHTYLRETTETVSSVIGE is encoded by the exons ATGGCGGACACGAGTGAACAACAAACCTTGTCCGAGCCACACACGAATGGAGTAATGGACGGTTTGACGGAGGAGGAAAAGAGTAAAATGAGGCCTGCCGATATCGATGCG GACATGAGAGAAATggagaggaggaagagggtCGAGATGATGATGAACTCGCGACTGTTCCGAGAGGAGCTGGAACGGATAATCGAAACGCAAATGAAAGATGGTGCCGGGCCGTCCGGTCTTTTGCAGCAAATCTCGGATATGATGGGTGCGCAAGGTGCTCGGTTCAACGGCAATGTGTTCAAAA GCTCGAATTGCGTATTGCCCATCAATGACATTCGTGGCGTTGAAAGCATGGGCTATGCGAAAGGAGAGAAATTGTTGCGCTGCAAGTTGGCAGCAGTGTTCAGATTGTTGGACCTTTATGGCTGGACTCAAGGCGTGGGAGGGCAAATTACGGCTCGCTTGAACCAAGATCAAGAACACTTTTTAGTCAATCCGTACGGGTTGCTTTACCACGAAATCACCGCTTCGAGTTTGGTCAAAGTCGACATGCAAGGGACGATCGTGGAACAGGGAACGACTAACTTCGGGGTCCACGTGACGGGATTTCAATTACATTCGACGATTCATGCTGCCAGGCCCGATATCAAGTGTATCGTTCACATTACCACTCCGTCCGTTACTGCT ATTTCCTCTTTAAAATGCGGTTTATTGCCTATCGGACAAGAGAGTATAGTAATAGGGGAGGTGAGCACGCATCAGTATATCGGTGGGTCCTTTGAGCcggaggaaaaggagaaaatagCCAGAAATCTTGGTCCAGTGAACAAAGTGATGTTATTGACGAATCGTGGTGCTCTCTGCTGCGGGGAAACCGTCGAGGAAGCCTTCTTCAATGTTTACAATACGGTGTTGGCTTGCGAGACGCAGTTAAAATTGATGCCTGCTGGACTCGATAACCTAAATCTCATCACGGAAGAATCGAAGAAAGCTATATTCGAAGCTTCCAGGAAACCGCCAACTCCGCAGCAAACGGCTCCGATCTCCGAGAGCACTGCTCTAGCCGAAAAACTTGAGAAGCGTTGGCGAATCGGTGGAACTGAATTCGAGGCGCTCATGAGGATGCTCGACAATGCT GGATTTCGTACGGGTTACATATATAGAAATCCATTAGTGAAAGGAGAACCCCCACGACCCCGTAACGACGTGGAAGTACCACCCGCAGTCTCGTCTCTAGGATATCTGCTCGAAGAGGAAGAACTTTATAAACAAGG GCTCTGGAAAGGTGGTCGGAAGGGCACAGACAGATCACGTTGGTTAAACTCTCCAAATGTGTATCAGAAGGTTGAAATATTGGAGACTGGAACTCCCGACCCGAAAAAGATTACGAAG TGGGTGTCAGACGGCTCGCCGACCCATAGCAGTACTCCGGTGAAGATTGACAGTGCTCTTCAATTTGTGCCGAAAAATACCAATCCGAAGGAGTTTAAGCAAATACAACAACAG ATCAAAGattaccgaagagccgacaaaATATCGGCTGGGCCACAGTCTCACATATTGGAAGGCGTTACATGGGAAGAAGCTAAGAAGATGCAG GATGCCACGATTAGCGGAACAGGCGAGCAAGTGGTTTTAGTGGGGGCAGCTAGTAAAGGTATCATTCAAAGAGGCTTTCAGCACAACGCGATGGTCTATAAGACTCCGTACGCGAAAAATCCATTCGACGCTGTTACGGACCAAGAGCTTGATCAGTACAAGAAAGAAGTCGAACGGAAACAGAAAGGAGATCCGT ACGACGAGTCCCAGTCGGAATCGGAGGCATTGTCGTCGTTCAACGTTAGCCGCGCGACACACGAGTCGAGTACCGCAAAGAGTCCAATACAATCGCCGGTTTCGGTAACTTCCGAGACGGAAGAAGAAAGCAGAGATG AACCCCGTGTACTACGAATAGAAACGAAGCAAGTGCCTGTGCCGAGTCAGCCAGAGGTTGTCCTGAGCGACG GAGAAAATACCGTGAACGGCGATCACTCGGACGCACATCACAGTACATTTTCACAAAGTAGTAAAGAGGTTTGTTGCTCGTATTCTCATACGTTTATACATTGTACGGTGTTCTCGAGTTTTGTTCGAAGCAGCTTGGCACGCGACACAACTCGGTATCGCGGAaacgattcgattcgatccggTGACGTCCGTTACACTTGTTTCGCCGTGTATTACGGTTATTCGCAATTGGTGTCGCCTTTCAAGTTTCTTCGGTTGCATTCGTGTACCAGGTTCGACTTTGGGAGAGCTCGAGGACTTTTAAAAGGCGCGTTGCCGGTACCCGGTGTACCGATATATGCGCATCTTTCAGAGTTTACTAATTATTCTATAGACCGCGCGGTTTCGCGGCATACGTACCTCCGGGAAACGACCGAAACGGTTTCATCTGTTATCGGCGAATAA
- the hts gene encoding adducin 1-like protein hts isoform X3 produces the protein MADTSEQQTLSEPHTNGVMDGLTEEEKSKMRPADIDADMREMERRKRVEMMMNSRLFREELERIIETQMKDGAGPSGLLQQISDMMGAQGARFNGNVFKSSNCVLPINDIRGVESMGYAKGEKLLRCKLAAVFRLLDLYGWTQGVGGQITARLNQDQEHFLVNPYGLLYHEITASSLVKVDMQGTIVEQGTTNFGVHVTGFQLHSTIHAARPDIKCIVHITTPSVTAISSLKCGLLPIGQESIVIGEVSTHQYIGGSFEPEEKEKIARNLGPVNKVMLLTNRGALCCGETVEEAFFNVYNTVLACETQLKLMPAGLDNLNLITEESKKAIFEASRKPPTPQQTAPISESTALAEKLEKRWRIGGTEFEALMRMLDNAGFRTGYIYRNPLVKGEPPRPRNDVEVPPAVSSLGYLLEEEELYKQGLWKGGRKGTDRSRWLNSPNVYQKVEILETGTPDPKKITKWVSDGSPTHSSTPVKIDSALQFVPKNTNPKEFKQIQQQIKDYRRADKISAGPQSHILEGVTWEEAKKMQDATISGTGEQVVLVGAASKGIIQRGFQHNAMVYKTPYAKNPFDAVTDQELDQYKKEVERKQKGDPYDESQSESEALSSFNVSRATHESSTAKSPIQSPVSVTSETEEESRDEPRVLRIETKQVPVPSQPEVVLSDGENTVNGDHSDAHHSTFSQSSKEGSVSQDVSVSEESPKKEKKKKKGLRTPSFLKKKKEKKKPLEA, from the exons ATGGCGGACACGAGTGAACAACAAACCTTGTCCGAGCCACACACGAATGGAGTAATGGACGGTTTGACGGAGGAGGAAAAGAGTAAAATGAGGCCTGCCGATATCGATGCG GACATGAGAGAAATggagaggaggaagagggtCGAGATGATGATGAACTCGCGACTGTTCCGAGAGGAGCTGGAACGGATAATCGAAACGCAAATGAAAGATGGTGCCGGGCCGTCCGGTCTTTTGCAGCAAATCTCGGATATGATGGGTGCGCAAGGTGCTCGGTTCAACGGCAATGTGTTCAAAA GCTCGAATTGCGTATTGCCCATCAATGACATTCGTGGCGTTGAAAGCATGGGCTATGCGAAAGGAGAGAAATTGTTGCGCTGCAAGTTGGCAGCAGTGTTCAGATTGTTGGACCTTTATGGCTGGACTCAAGGCGTGGGAGGGCAAATTACGGCTCGCTTGAACCAAGATCAAGAACACTTTTTAGTCAATCCGTACGGGTTGCTTTACCACGAAATCACCGCTTCGAGTTTGGTCAAAGTCGACATGCAAGGGACGATCGTGGAACAGGGAACGACTAACTTCGGGGTCCACGTGACGGGATTTCAATTACATTCGACGATTCATGCTGCCAGGCCCGATATCAAGTGTATCGTTCACATTACCACTCCGTCCGTTACTGCT ATTTCCTCTTTAAAATGCGGTTTATTGCCTATCGGACAAGAGAGTATAGTAATAGGGGAGGTGAGCACGCATCAGTATATCGGTGGGTCCTTTGAGCcggaggaaaaggagaaaatagCCAGAAATCTTGGTCCAGTGAACAAAGTGATGTTATTGACGAATCGTGGTGCTCTCTGCTGCGGGGAAACCGTCGAGGAAGCCTTCTTCAATGTTTACAATACGGTGTTGGCTTGCGAGACGCAGTTAAAATTGATGCCTGCTGGACTCGATAACCTAAATCTCATCACGGAAGAATCGAAGAAAGCTATATTCGAAGCTTCCAGGAAACCGCCAACTCCGCAGCAAACGGCTCCGATCTCCGAGAGCACTGCTCTAGCCGAAAAACTTGAGAAGCGTTGGCGAATCGGTGGAACTGAATTCGAGGCGCTCATGAGGATGCTCGACAATGCT GGATTTCGTACGGGTTACATATATAGAAATCCATTAGTGAAAGGAGAACCCCCACGACCCCGTAACGACGTGGAAGTACCACCCGCAGTCTCGTCTCTAGGATATCTGCTCGAAGAGGAAGAACTTTATAAACAAGG GCTCTGGAAAGGTGGTCGGAAGGGCACAGACAGATCACGTTGGTTAAACTCTCCAAATGTGTATCAGAAGGTTGAAATATTGGAGACTGGAACTCCCGACCCGAAAAAGATTACGAAG TGGGTGTCAGACGGCTCGCCGACCCATAGCAGTACTCCGGTGAAGATTGACAGTGCTCTTCAATTTGTGCCGAAAAATACCAATCCGAAGGAGTTTAAGCAAATACAACAACAG ATCAAAGattaccgaagagccgacaaaATATCGGCTGGGCCACAGTCTCACATATTGGAAGGCGTTACATGGGAAGAAGCTAAGAAGATGCAG GATGCCACGATTAGCGGAACAGGCGAGCAAGTGGTTTTAGTGGGGGCAGCTAGTAAAGGTATCATTCAAAGAGGCTTTCAGCACAACGCGATGGTCTATAAGACTCCGTACGCGAAAAATCCATTCGACGCTGTTACGGACCAAGAGCTTGATCAGTACAAGAAAGAAGTCGAACGGAAACAGAAAGGAGATCCGT ACGACGAGTCCCAGTCGGAATCGGAGGCATTGTCGTCGTTCAACGTTAGCCGCGCGACACACGAGTCGAGTACCGCAAAGAGTCCAATACAATCGCCGGTTTCGGTAACTTCCGAGACGGAAGAAGAAAGCAGAGATG AACCCCGTGTACTACGAATAGAAACGAAGCAAGTGCCTGTGCCGAGTCAGCCAGAGGTTGTCCTGAGCGACG GAGAAAATACCGTGAACGGCGATCACTCGGACGCACATCACAGTACATTTTCACAAAGTAGTAAAGAG GGTTCCGTGTCGCAGGATGTGAGCGTTAGTGAGGAATCGccaaagaaggaaaagaagaagaaaaaaggccTCAGGACACCGTCATTcctaaagaagaagaaagaaaagaagaagccACTCGAGGCGTAG